One Bacteroidota bacterium DNA window includes the following coding sequences:
- a CDS encoding ABC transporter permease, translated as MIKNYLKIAIRNLKRNITISTINILGLTLGLSIASLIGLYVQNELTYDSFHKDAKYIYRIYQVMEFGKSRAEGPEVNAPLGPYMVNHYPKVINQTRVSRNNNFKLIIGEGSFEEKYIYAEPSFFEIFSYHFIFGDSKTALVDPFSLVLSKKMAEKLYGNINPVGSVIKDENGKSYKITGVIENVPENSHLKFDIISSFATQYSLNEGKNNIDGWGLLDYKTYSTYIKLAKDFSPEELNEGFENISKTYLSDNPMFTFKFRLHELEKIYLYYGGEGNRPRVILFSIIGFFVLIIACINYMNLNTADALKRLKEIGMRKVLGANRKQLIRQFLTESILLSIIALFLALTLAEILLPMFNSVLQKNLQFAYAGNWKLTVSFILMAIVTGVLAGSYPAFYLSSIKPANALKGKFVFGSGHAFFRNALVVFQFAITTFLICCTGIIYMQIRHTNKADLGFNKDNIITLRLFPKNNNTNIVKRTDDLYNSALLIKNELLQFPEVSDVTVASGFPFGSLGYDRYNCDDFEKPMLAATYFVEANYVSLLEFKLIKGRDFSDEGTLENNSALINEAFVKEAGWVDPIGKTFTPGNEATKIFRVVGVVKDFHQRPFYDKILPTCIIYNINTDYINNIGIKVNAGNIPQIREKIEQLGDELNLPYNVNFSFIDQDVKDEYEEEYRTGKMFTNFAILAIIIASMGLYGLALFISRQKTKEIGVRKVFGGSVSEIILILSKNFIKLIIISAAISIPVAWYYMDKWLQSFVYQVENRWIVFVLATILSIVIATATIFYQSYKAAAANPVDSLKYE; from the coding sequence ATGATCAAGAACTACCTAAAAATAGCAATAAGAAACCTGAAGCGAAATATAACGATTTCAACCATAAATATTTTGGGTCTGACATTAGGGCTTTCCATAGCTTCATTAATCGGCTTATATGTCCAGAATGAATTGACGTATGACTCTTTTCATAAAGATGCCAAGTATATTTACCGGATTTACCAGGTAATGGAGTTTGGAAAATCCAGAGCAGAAGGTCCTGAGGTTAATGCACCTTTGGGCCCCTATATGGTTAATCATTATCCTAAAGTAATAAACCAAACACGCGTTTCAAGAAACAATAATTTTAAGTTAATAATAGGCGAAGGGTCTTTTGAAGAGAAGTATATTTATGCTGAACCCAGTTTCTTTGAGATCTTTTCTTATCATTTTATTTTTGGTGATTCAAAAACTGCCTTGGTTGATCCATTTTCATTAGTGCTGAGTAAAAAAATGGCTGAGAAATTGTATGGCAATATTAATCCTGTTGGTTCAGTGATAAAAGATGAAAATGGAAAATCATACAAAATTACAGGGGTAATAGAAAATGTGCCTGAAAATTCTCATCTGAAATTTGATATTATTAGTTCATTCGCCACTCAATACTCACTTAACGAAGGGAAAAACAATATTGATGGTTGGGGCTTATTAGATTATAAAACCTATTCAACATATATCAAATTAGCTAAAGATTTTTCGCCGGAAGAATTAAACGAAGGATTCGAAAATATTTCGAAAACTTATCTGTCAGACAATCCAATGTTTACCTTCAAATTCAGGCTTCATGAGTTGGAAAAGATCTATTTGTATTATGGTGGAGAAGGCAATAGGCCAAGGGTCATTCTCTTTAGTATTATTGGGTTTTTTGTGCTCATTATAGCTTGTATCAATTACATGAATTTAAATACGGCAGATGCACTTAAACGGCTCAAAGAAATAGGTATGAGAAAAGTCTTAGGTGCAAACCGTAAACAATTGATTAGGCAATTTTTGACTGAATCCATACTACTAAGTATTATCGCATTATTTTTAGCGCTGACATTAGCCGAAATTCTATTACCGATGTTTAATTCTGTATTACAAAAGAACCTGCAGTTTGCTTATGCTGGCAATTGGAAACTTACTGTTTCTTTCATATTAATGGCGATTGTAACAGGGGTTTTGGCAGGTTCTTATCCGGCATTTTATTTATCATCAATCAAACCGGCAAATGCATTAAAAGGAAAATTTGTGTTTGGATCGGGACATGCCTTTTTCAGGAATGCACTGGTCGTTTTTCAATTTGCAATCACAACTTTTCTGATCTGTTGTACCGGAATTATTTATATGCAAATCAGGCATACGAATAAAGCAGATTTAGGTTTTAACAAGGATAATATTATTACCCTCCGTTTATTTCCTAAAAACAACAATACTAATATTGTAAAACGAACAGATGACTTATATAATAGCGCTTTGCTAATTAAAAATGAACTATTACAATTCCCTGAAGTATCTGATGTGACTGTCGCATCAGGTTTTCCTTTTGGCTCATTGGGATATGATCGGTACAATTGCGATGACTTTGAAAAGCCAATGTTAGCAGCAACTTATTTTGTCGAAGCAAATTATGTGAGTTTGCTTGAATTTAAATTGATAAAAGGTCGGGACTTTTCAGATGAGGGCACTTTAGAAAATAACAGTGCTTTAATTAATGAAGCTTTTGTAAAAGAAGCAGGCTGGGTAGATCCTATCGGGAAGACATTTACACCAGGTAATGAAGCAACTAAAATATTCAGAGTGGTTGGTGTTGTTAAGGACTTTCATCAGAGACCATTTTATGATAAAATATTACCAACTTGTATAATTTATAATATTAACACAGATTATATAAATAACATTGGAATTAAAGTGAACGCCGGAAATATTCCTCAGATTCGGGAAAAAATAGAACAACTAGGCGATGAATTGAATCTTCCTTACAATGTTAATTTTTCCTTTATCGATCAAGATGTCAAAGATGAGTATGAAGAGGAATATCGTACAGGTAAAATGTTTACAAATTTTGCCATCCTTGCTATTATAATTGCCTCAATGGGGTTATACGGACTTGCTTTGTTTATCAGTCGCCAGAAGACAAAAGAAATTGGGGTAAGAAAAGTTTTTGGCGGAAGTGTAAGTGAAATTATTCTTATTCTTTCAAAAAATTTCATAAAACTTATTATTATTTCTGCAGCAATTAGTATTCCGGTGGCCTGGTATTATATGGATAAATGGTTACAATCATTCGTTTATCAGGTGGAAAATAGATGGATTGTATTTGTGTTGGCGACAATTTTATCCATTGTTATTGCCACCGCGACCATCTTTTATCAATCCTACAAAGCTGCTGCTGCTAATCCGGTCGATTCACTTAAGTATGAGTAA
- a CDS encoding efflux RND transporter periplasmic adaptor subunit, whose protein sequence is MNKNVKRGLTILIVILIVGIIVYPKIKPLLNAKTGDSGNPMRGTGRQILNVSGYLIKPQQLSELVKTTGTLRPDEEVDMAFETSGKIVSLMFTEGTRVKKGDLLAKINDKPLQAQLQKLQATKKLVEAKEFRQRSLLDKDAISQESYDQIVTELQTISADINLINARISETELRAPFDGIIGLRYLSEGAYANSSTKIAKLIKITPLKVEFSIPGKYAQEIKIGYPITFKVNNNIYDASVYAVDPKIDIETRTLVLRALYPNKNEELKSGNFAEITLQMSKIEDAISIPTEALIPEMDGEKVFVYRSGKAKSIKVDIGLRTAAEIQITSGLKFGDTLLTTGILQLRENLPIVLDTLLNKN, encoded by the coding sequence ATGAATAAAAATGTTAAACGTGGATTAACAATCCTAATAGTAATATTAATAGTTGGGATTATTGTATACCCCAAAATAAAACCACTTTTAAATGCAAAAACTGGAGATTCAGGAAATCCTATGCGAGGTACTGGTCGACAGATACTGAACGTCAGTGGTTATTTGATAAAGCCCCAGCAACTGAGCGAACTGGTCAAAACGACAGGGACTTTGCGACCTGATGAAGAAGTCGATATGGCTTTCGAAACATCTGGTAAAATTGTTAGCCTCATGTTCACAGAAGGAACGAGAGTTAAAAAAGGTGATTTACTTGCGAAAATAAATGATAAGCCTTTACAGGCACAATTACAAAAATTGCAGGCGACCAAGAAACTAGTTGAAGCAAAAGAATTCAGGCAGCGAAGCTTGCTCGATAAAGATGCCATTAGCCAGGAAAGTTATGATCAGATTGTGACCGAACTCCAAACTATTTCAGCAGATATAAACCTAATCAATGCCCGAATTTCTGAAACTGAACTTCGAGCTCCATTTGACGGAATTATTGGTTTGCGTTATTTAAGCGAGGGAGCTTATGCGAATTCATCTACAAAAATTGCAAAGCTTATTAAAATTACTCCATTAAAAGTTGAATTTTCAATCCCTGGTAAATATGCTCAGGAAATAAAAATTGGTTATCCAATAACTTTCAAGGTAAACAACAATATTTATGATGCATCTGTTTATGCTGTTGATCCTAAAATTGATATTGAGACCAGAACACTGGTGCTCCGAGCGCTATATCCAAATAAAAATGAAGAACTTAAATCCGGAAACTTTGCTGAAATCACATTGCAGATGTCAAAAATTGAGGATGCAATTTCAATTCCTACTGAAGCCTTGATTCCTGAAATGGACGGTGAAAAAGTATTTGTTTACAGATCGGGAAAAGCAAAATCAATAAAAGTTGATATTGGGCTAAGAACGGCTGCGGAGATACAGATAACTAGTGGCCTCAAATTTGGCGATACTTTATTAACAACAGGAATACTGCAACTAAGAGAAAACCTCCCTATAGTTCTGGATACACTCTTGAATAAAAATTAA
- a CDS encoding PAS domain-containing protein, which translates to MTFNRFNFSIILQVVLIGFNTSLFVWTYSMEYMLITRYSLILLWFIQIILLIRYVQKINRELNRFLQSIKYSDTTIKFNKDAKSPFNELYQSFEEVINAFGKIKAEKETEYQFFQATIQHIGVGIIAFDENGHIHLCNKAANELLGLPVFINIEALNKIKSGFDETLKKLKPNTPELIKLKIGHDLKQLSFHATNFKIDKKTIILVSIQDIRNEIEQGEMEAWQGLIRVMTHEILNSVSPITLLSSGLINNIERNKNQSSGFGKENFKDLLQGLKVIQSRSKGLSSFVEDYRSSMQIPAPQFKELKISQLFETMETLFAEEFNQKNIQFKAFVENDLKILADQKLIEQVLINLINNSIYFTSKTEPAKIILSAKLKEQNTIITVTDNGQGIDDEIIDQIFIPFFSTKEKGSGIGLSFSRQIMRLHKGSISVESKKDVGSTFTLKF; encoded by the coding sequence ATGACCTTTAATCGTTTTAACTTTTCGATCATCCTACAGGTAGTTTTGATCGGATTCAATACCAGTTTATTTGTTTGGACTTATTCGATGGAATACATGTTAATTACAAGGTATTCGTTAATCCTATTATGGTTTATTCAAATTATATTATTAATCAGATACGTTCAGAAAATCAATCGTGAATTGAACCGTTTTCTTCAATCCATCAAATATAGCGATACAACGATAAAGTTTAATAAAGATGCTAAAAGTCCGTTTAACGAGCTTTATCAAAGTTTCGAAGAGGTAATTAATGCCTTTGGTAAAATTAAGGCTGAAAAAGAAACTGAATATCAATTTTTTCAGGCAACCATCCAGCACATTGGGGTTGGAATTATTGCCTTTGACGAAAATGGTCATATCCATCTATGCAACAAGGCTGCCAATGAATTGCTAGGTCTTCCGGTATTTATAAACATCGAGGCATTAAATAAAATTAAATCCGGATTTGATGAAACTTTAAAAAAGCTTAAGCCAAATACGCCTGAACTTATAAAACTTAAAATTGGCCACGATTTAAAGCAATTATCTTTTCATGCCACAAATTTCAAAATCGATAAAAAAACCATTATACTTGTGTCCATCCAGGATATCCGGAATGAAATAGAACAAGGCGAAATGGAAGCCTGGCAAGGATTGATTAGGGTAATGACACATGAGATTTTAAATTCGGTTAGTCCTATTACTTTACTTTCTTCCGGGTTAATCAATAATATTGAAAGAAACAAGAATCAATCTTCAGGATTTGGGAAGGAAAACTTCAAAGATTTACTTCAAGGGCTGAAGGTTATTCAAAGCCGAAGTAAAGGCCTGTCATCATTTGTAGAAGATTACCGCTCGTCGATGCAAATTCCTGCTCCTCAATTTAAAGAACTAAAAATCAGTCAGCTTTTTGAAACTATGGAAACTCTTTTTGCAGAAGAATTCAATCAAAAAAACATACAATTCAAGGCTTTTGTGGAAAATGATTTGAAAATTCTTGCCGATCAAAAACTAATTGAACAAGTGCTTATTAACCTGATCAACAATTCCATATATTTTACATCGAAAACTGAACCAGCCAAAATTATTTTAAGCGCTAAACTTAAAGAACAAAATACCATCATCACAGTAACCGATAACGGACAAGGAATTGATGATGAAATCATCGACCAGATTTTTATCCCATTTTTCTCCACTAAAGAAAAAGGAAGCGGGATTGGGTTGAGTTTTTCTCGCCAAATCATGCGATTGCACAAAGGCTCCATTTCGGTCGAATCAAAAAAAGATGTTGGAAGTACATTCACGCTTAAGTTCTAA
- a CDS encoding efflux RND transporter permease subunit, producing the protein MSLSSVSIKRPVLATVMALVILLFGFVGLTYLGVREFPSVDPAIISVSTSYPGANSDVIETQITEPLEQSINGIPGVRSLTSSSSQGNSRITVEFELSVDMETAANDVRDKVSQAMRMLPRDCDPSTVSKADADSSPIMFITVGSKKRSLLEISEVAELTLKEQLQTISGVSSVMVWGQKRYAMRLWLDPVKLAGYKLTPLDVRNAINRENVELPSGSIEGDNTQLTIRTLGLMTTPKEFNDLIIKQSGDQIVRFQDIGRAELGPEDLRGILKRDGIPMVGCAIVPQPGSNHIDIVDEVYRRLDYIKKDLAEDVEVKIGFDNTQYIRSSIKEVKDTIYIAFVLVVIIIYFFLRSWRATLIPILVIPVSLIGSFFIMYLAGFTINVLTLLAIVLAIGIVVDDAIVVMENIYVKVEEGMSPLEAGLQGSKEIHFAIIATTITLISVFFPIVFLEGLTGRLFREFSIVMAGAIGISAFLALSLTPMVSTKLLKRETKHSWFFRKTERFFDNLNAGYKRSLNKFLERRWISFLIVGASFGLIIFLWKVIPAEMAPLEDRSQLSVNTSAFEGATYEFMLAYTDDIEKAVIEEVPELDGITNMIRGGGSGNITVMLPKPDKRERSQQKIAEDLAEVLRTKTKARAFVNQQSTFGGRRSGRPVQYVLQATSIEKLRDIIPPFMAKVMDNPTFQQGDVNLKFTKPELRIHINREKATSLGVSTQNIGQTLQLALSGQRFGYFFMNGKQYQILGELERNDRNKPLDLQSLYVRNNAGDMIQFDNLVTFSEETAPPQLYRYNRFVAATISTGLAKGKTISEGLEEMDKIAAEVLDDTFRTALAGDSKDFRESSSSLMFAFVLALILIFLVLAAQFESFKDPLIVMMTVPLALTGALIFMWYFNITMNIFSQIGIIMLIGLVSKNGILIVEFANQRKQAGMSKIEAIKFASASRFRPILMTSMATILGIAPLALGFGEGAQSRVAMGTAVIGGLLISTFLTLYVVPAIYTFISSETKKSKNEINLS; encoded by the coding sequence ATGAGTCTTTCATCAGTCAGTATAAAAAGACCCGTTCTAGCAACGGTAATGGCATTGGTAATTTTACTGTTCGGATTTGTCGGTTTGACCTATTTGGGTGTTCGTGAATTCCCAAGTGTTGATCCGGCGATTATATCGGTAAGTACCTCATACCCGGGAGCAAATTCGGATGTTATCGAAACTCAGATTACAGAACCACTTGAACAATCTATCAATGGAATACCCGGGGTTCGTTCACTTACTAGTTCAAGTAGCCAGGGAAATAGTAGAATAACGGTTGAGTTTGAACTATCCGTGGATATGGAAACTGCTGCTAACGATGTAAGGGATAAGGTTTCTCAGGCCATGAGAATGTTACCACGCGATTGTGATCCATCTACAGTATCCAAAGCAGATGCAGATTCAAGTCCGATCATGTTTATAACCGTTGGCAGCAAAAAGAGATCACTACTTGAGATTTCAGAAGTTGCAGAATTAACCCTGAAAGAACAACTTCAAACAATATCCGGGGTTTCCAGTGTAATGGTTTGGGGCCAGAAAAGATATGCCATGCGATTATGGCTCGATCCTGTTAAACTTGCCGGATATAAACTCACCCCTCTGGATGTAAGAAATGCAATCAATCGCGAAAATGTTGAATTGCCTTCCGGGTCCATTGAAGGTGATAATACACAGTTGACCATTCGCACCTTAGGATTAATGACTACACCCAAGGAATTTAACGATTTGATTATTAAACAATCAGGCGATCAGATTGTTCGTTTTCAAGATATAGGCCGTGCTGAATTAGGACCTGAGGATTTAAGAGGAATCCTTAAACGGGATGGCATTCCGATGGTTGGTTGTGCCATTGTACCCCAACCGGGTTCTAACCATATTGATATTGTTGATGAAGTATATCGTCGACTCGACTATATCAAAAAGGATTTAGCAGAAGATGTTGAAGTAAAAATCGGATTTGATAATACCCAATATATTCGCTCCTCAATAAAAGAGGTAAAAGACACTATTTATATTGCTTTCGTTCTGGTTGTTATTATTATTTATTTCTTTTTGCGTAGCTGGCGTGCAACCTTAATCCCGATTTTAGTAATTCCCGTTTCATTGATTGGATCTTTCTTCATCATGTATCTTGCAGGGTTTACAATAAATGTTTTAACTCTTCTTGCCATTGTTCTTGCAATTGGTATAGTTGTGGATGATGCCATCGTTGTGATGGAGAATATTTATGTAAAAGTTGAGGAAGGAATGAGCCCACTTGAGGCTGGTTTGCAAGGATCAAAAGAAATTCATTTTGCCATTATTGCAACCACCATTACCCTTATTTCAGTGTTTTTCCCGATTGTGTTTTTAGAAGGTTTAACCGGAAGGCTTTTTAGGGAATTTAGTATAGTGATGGCTGGTGCTATTGGGATTTCAGCCTTCCTTGCATTATCGCTTACCCCGATGGTATCAACAAAATTATTAAAAAGAGAGACTAAACATAGCTGGTTTTTCCGAAAAACAGAACGTTTCTTTGATAATCTTAATGCCGGATACAAAAGAAGCCTGAATAAATTTTTGGAAAGACGTTGGATTTCATTCTTAATTGTAGGTGCTTCCTTTGGTCTGATTATTTTTCTTTGGAAAGTTATTCCGGCTGAAATGGCTCCTCTTGAGGACCGTTCGCAGCTTTCAGTAAATACTTCTGCGTTTGAAGGCGCAACTTATGAATTCATGCTTGCATATACTGATGATATTGAGAAAGCAGTTATTGAGGAGGTTCCTGAGTTGGATGGAATTACCAATATGATTAGAGGTGGTGGTTCGGGGAATATTACGGTGATGTTGCCAAAACCGGATAAAAGAGAACGTTCTCAGCAAAAAATAGCAGAAGACTTGGCTGAGGTACTCAGAACAAAAACCAAGGCGAGAGCCTTTGTCAATCAACAATCTACTTTTGGTGGAAGACGTTCCGGACGACCAGTCCAGTATGTTCTTCAGGCAACATCAATTGAAAAACTGAGGGATATCATTCCTCCTTTTATGGCTAAAGTAATGGACAATCCAACTTTCCAACAAGGGGATGTTAATCTCAAGTTTACCAAGCCTGAATTGAGGATACACATCAATCGTGAAAAAGCAACATCTTTGGGCGTTTCTACTCAAAATATTGGGCAAACCCTTCAATTAGCATTAAGTGGTCAGCGATTTGGTTATTTCTTTATGAATGGGAAACAGTATCAGATATTGGGCGAACTTGAACGAAATGACCGAAACAAACCATTAGATCTCCAATCATTATATGTAAGAAATAATGCTGGCGATATGATCCAGTTTGATAATCTCGTTACTTTTTCTGAAGAAACGGCTCCTCCCCAACTCTATCGTTATAATCGATTTGTAGCCGCAACGATATCGACAGGTTTGGCTAAAGGAAAAACCATTAGTGAGGGTCTGGAAGAGATGGATAAAATTGCTGCTGAAGTGCTTGATGATACTTTCAGGACCGCTCTGGCCGGAGATTCGAAAGATTTTAGAGAGAGTTCGTCGAGTTTGATGTTTGCTTTCGTACTAGCGTTAATCTTAATATTCTTGGTTCTTGCTGCTCAATTTGAAAGTTTTAAAGATCCACTAATTGTGATGATGACTGTGCCATTAGCGCTTACAGGTGCCTTGATTTTTATGTGGTACTTCAATATAACCATGAATATTTTTAGCCAAATCGGGATTATCATGTTGATTGGTCTGGTTTCAAAAAATGGTATTCTAATTGTTGAGTTTGCCAACCAACGAAAACAAGCCGGGATGTCGAAGATAGAAGCTATCAAGTTTGCTTCTGCTTCACGTTTCAGGCCTATTTTGATGACCAGTATGGCTACGATATTAGGTATTGCTCCTCTGGCGCTTGGATTTGGTGAAGGAGCCCAAAGTCGTGTTGCAATGGGAACTGCTGTAATTGGTGGATTATTAATTTCTACTTTTTTAACGCTTTATGTAGTCCCGGCTATTTACACATTTATTTCTAGTGAAACAAAAAAGTCTAAAAATGAGATTAATCTATCTTAG
- a CDS encoding TolC family protein: MRLIYLSLLIISSFSAINAQTVYGLKDCIGIGLERNFSLRVARNSETITKNNNTRGNAGYLPTLDFSSRYSGTLNNTTSNPVEGEQTKTKGINNTTTNAALAMGWTIFDGFNVQTTYKKLGELEQLGALNTQMSAENLIANIISGYYNYIQQVQMLNNMKYAMELSKERLRIDEERYLLGSSSKLQVLQSRVYLNADSSKLSKQFEIVRTVQIGLNELMAVEDLGTEFITKDASIEVIQLFMYEKLLEETLMRNTSLLIASKNKVVSEYDYKLIESRSYPYLNLSSGYSYNLNTYSNSTNKNQITNGMNYGLTLGLNLFDGFNQRRSLNNSSIEIQNKELKYAEVEQGVKADLISIYNAYINNLRLINLEEQNVQTASENLDIALESYKLGSLSGLELREVQKSLLDAKDRLFSIHYQAKLAEISLQLISGNIMAYYE, translated from the coding sequence ATGAGATTAATCTATCTTAGTTTATTAATAATTTCGTCCTTTTCTGCGATTAATGCTCAAACTGTATATGGGCTAAAAGATTGCATTGGAATCGGGTTAGAAAGAAATTTTTCTTTACGTGTTGCCCGTAATAGCGAAACTATTACAAAAAATAATAATACAAGGGGGAATGCAGGCTATTTGCCAACATTGGATTTTAGCAGCAGATATAGTGGGACTCTCAACAATACAACTTCAAATCCGGTTGAAGGGGAACAAACAAAAACAAAGGGTATAAATAATACGACTACAAATGCTGCATTAGCTATGGGTTGGACTATTTTCGATGGGTTCAATGTTCAAACCACATATAAAAAGCTGGGTGAATTGGAACAACTCGGGGCTTTAAATACTCAAATGTCAGCAGAAAACTTGATTGCCAATATTATTTCTGGATATTATAATTATATCCAGCAGGTTCAGATGCTGAACAACATGAAGTACGCGATGGAACTTTCAAAAGAACGTTTAAGGATTGATGAGGAAAGATACCTTCTAGGTTCCAGTTCAAAACTACAGGTTTTGCAATCGCGTGTTTATTTAAATGCCGACAGTTCAAAACTTTCTAAACAATTTGAGATAGTAAGAACAGTCCAAATTGGATTAAACGAACTTATGGCCGTTGAGGATTTAGGCACTGAATTTATAACAAAAGATGCCTCTATTGAAGTAATACAACTGTTTATGTACGAAAAATTGTTAGAAGAAACTCTGATGCGCAATACCAGTCTTTTAATTGCATCGAAAAATAAGGTAGTTTCTGAATATGATTATAAGCTGATAGAATCAAGGTCATATCCATATCTGAATTTATCATCCGGATATAGTTATAATTTGAATACTTATTCAAATAGCACAAATAAGAATCAAATTACCAATGGTATGAATTATGGTTTGACACTTGGGTTGAATTTGTTTGATGGATTTAATCAGAGAAGAAGCTTGAATAACTCTTCGATAGAAATTCAAAATAAAGAATTGAAGTATGCAGAAGTTGAGCAGGGTGTAAAAGCTGATCTGATTAGTATTTACAATGCCTATATTAATAATCTGAGACTTATAAATTTAGAAGAGCAAAACGTTCAAACCGCTTCCGAGAATCTTGATATCGCATTGGAAAGTTATAAGCTTGGAAGTCTTTCAGGACTAGAGCTTCGTGAGGTTCAGAAGAGCCTTCTGGATGCTAAGGACAGATTATTTTCTATTCATTATCAGGCTAAACTTGCGGAGATCTCATTACAACTCATTTCTGGTAATATTATGGCTTATTACGAATAA
- a CDS encoding carboxypeptidase-like regulatory domain-containing protein: MKRLIYVFFFLPGIVFGQQNITGIVSDAKTKQAIPLATVYINGTTVGTTTDNEGGFSISVKSIPCQIVISHIGYEPKVLSVENLKETHKKVELFQRLVQMDEVNVKGKNLRTKNINEFKMWFLGFDDWGKNAILLNDEVLSFSRDRKKWGMKIIPEIQDGKSIFLSDKSWVSGDVEWAKDSSEIFMNRAINLKASAKEPLKVNLPLLGYTLQIELVDFIVQYASESGGLQTYFLGYYYFIPNKTEREKDLKKFEKNRQKAYFNSSQHFCRSLYDKKLKENGYQLFEQLIDSTSKQKSYKEFIIDEYLNYPEKDELQIRGLNNKHFYLFYNGNSKGEPKDLTTQKPNVPVQSEIYFLSDTCNISRNGIIPNSNIIFGGAISEKKVGSMLPEDYKIGTSK, from the coding sequence ATGAAGCGGTTAATTTATGTGTTCTTTTTTTTGCCGGGAATTGTGTTTGGCCAACAAAATATAACAGGCATTGTTTCTGATGCTAAAACAAAACAAGCCATACCACTTGCAACCGTTTATATAAATGGAACAACTGTTGGAACGACTACGGATAACGAGGGGGGATTTTCAATTTCAGTTAAGAGCATCCCATGCCAGATCGTAATTAGTCATATTGGTTATGAGCCAAAAGTTTTATCTGTCGAAAATCTCAAGGAAACTCATAAAAAAGTTGAATTATTTCAAAGGTTAGTGCAGATGGATGAAGTAAATGTGAAAGGTAAAAACTTGAGAACAAAAAATATCAACGAATTTAAAATGTGGTTTTTGGGGTTTGATGATTGGGGTAAGAATGCCATATTGCTAAACGATGAGGTTCTTTCTTTTAGCAGGGATCGGAAAAAATGGGGGATGAAAATAATTCCTGAAATTCAGGATGGGAAAAGTATTTTTTTAAGTGACAAAAGCTGGGTTTCCGGCGATGTTGAGTGGGCCAAAGATAGCTCCGAAATATTTATGAATAGAGCAATCAATCTTAAAGCAAGTGCTAAGGAACCTTTAAAAGTTAATTTGCCACTTTTAGGTTATACATTGCAAATTGAGCTGGTTGATTTCATCGTTCAATATGCATCTGAAAGTGGAGGTCTTCAAACTTACTTTTTGGGCTATTATTATTTTATTCCCAATAAAACAGAACGAGAAAAGGACCTGAAAAAATTTGAGAAAAACAGGCAAAAAGCCTATTTTAATTCAAGTCAGCATTTTTGCAGATCACTTTACGACAAAAAACTAAAGGAAAATGGGTATCAGCTTTTTGAGCAACTTATTGATAGCACCTCAAAACAAAAATCATACAAGGAATTTATAATTGATGAATATCTGAATTATCCCGAAAAAGATGAACTGCAAATTAGGGGCTTGAATAATAAGCATTTTTATCTCTTTTACAATGGTAATTCAAAAGGAGAGCCAAAAGATTTAACTACCCAAAAACCGAATGTGCCGGTTCAATCGGAGATTTATTTTTTAAGCGATACCTGTAATATCAGTAGAAATGGGATCATTCCCAATAGCAATATTATTTTCGGAGGTGCCATTTCAGAAAAGAAAGTGGGATCAATGTTACCCGAAGATTACAAAATTGGAACATCGAAATAA